The Aspergillus nidulans FGSC A4 chromosome VII nucleotide sequence TCTCCTAACttcacttcttcttcattgaGATCGTCACTGATCGCTCTGCGGCCTCTCGAAAACCGGCGACTTGCGTACGTACCTTTGTTTCGCCACGACATCAAATATCTTACGTCGAGTTCAGACTCAATTCCACAGTTCCAGCGCTCGGATAACTCTACAAGCTCCTGCTTAAGCGACGATGTCTTGATTGGGCAACGCAATACTGGGTGAAGGGGATCTGTCTCATCTATGCTGAGGGTCGTCCGTCCCGTCGTGACTGAGAAGGCAAGAAGGTACCCGCTACACGGCGGCGCCGTATCTTTCTTTACAATACTTCAAACACAACGGCTTCAATATTTCCAATATTCTTGCCGAGTTGGCAGACCGTGCCGCGTGCTGCTCGGCCCTATGCAAAGGAGGCGCCGCCTACGTGCTTGAAACCTGGCCCTAGAAGGCAACAAGTATGGAACTCGAATCGAATGCTGCATTCATTGGATGGAGCTAGGATACATTAGGCAAGCCCTGCATGCAGGTGCAGTGGGGTATGAAGCTTGTGGACATATGTCAGGTAGGCCGCGAAAGTTCGGAAGGCATACGCTTGGCCTAGGCGGCCGCAGTCGTTCAAAAGGCTCTGGCCTACGTGGTTAAGTTGATAGCAACGTAGCTACCGTCGCATTTATGTCTGAATGTAGGCCACACGCCATTAAGCCAAGTTGCAGCATGCACCACGGACCATCAATGACGAGAGAAAGGCATCTTCCGTCAGGAGAAACCTCTGCGTCGCTTTCCTGGTCATATCTAGCAATAGAGCTTGGTTAGACTCAGTGAGCCGATGTACCTGGAGGGTAGGATCCTCGTATATTGACATTTTAGAGCTACTGATGGTATATCAGCTGGTATATCGACATTCATGACATCGTGAGTTACATAAAATTGTATTCCCAACTTATATAAACCCACCGGGCGGTGGTGACGCTTCCCTTGTCTCGGTTTCAACCATTGAGATAGTTGGCCGGTACCGCTTCCTCTCCCAACCCGGAATACCGTTGCTAAAGGTGATGGGAGTCATCGCCTGCAAACCAGTCTCGGAGCCCGCATTTGCAGTCCTATTGTCATTTCCTGTCTTCTCCGGCTCCGCCGTGTTTGGCAGCGGTTTCAAACCAGCAACTGTATGATTAGACCCAGGACTAGCTGACTGCACCCAAAGCACCCGAGTATTGGACAATGACTCGGGCGTTGGATCCGCGCCTGTCGTGGAATCTGTCGGCACGATCTCGTCGAACATTGGATTTCGCGTTGCGCGGAGGATTGTGGTGGGGGAgtcgaggaaggcgattCCATTATCCCACATCGTGAGCAGACCTGCGATTATGCAGAGGAGAGAGGTGAAGACGGAGAGGCCGTAGGCGAGGAGTAGATTGCGCTGGGAGTAAACATATTCGGTTTGGCTTGGGTGGGTAGTTACGTTGACGAGGGGGCCAATGGACGTGTTTCTGTGGTTATTTGTTAGCTTTTGCCGGTTTAGTCTTGGAGTAGGTGGAGGCATAGGTTGGAAGTAAAATGCCAGGTTGTAACATACAGGAAATAGGGACTGCCAAAGAAGCTTAGGGTGATATTCCGCCCTAACTCCGAGGCAACGTCTAGGATTGAGCCTAGGGAGTCGTAAGTCGTATTGCCGACTTTCTTTTTATCGTTATAAACCAGCTGCCAGATTTGTTTGGAATTGACTAGCGCGGAGGAATAAATTTTTGTGTCGGTGCAGATTGAGCCGCTTTGAACGCATCTTCCTATCAACACATCTCGAAACACCCTCATCATGGCCGTGTAAGCGAAAAGCTGGTCTTCGTTCGCGGGGGGGGGTATCTCGTGTTGTCTGTGATCCCGCACACGACCCAGAATCTGGAGATCAGTGATCCTAGTTGATTGAACGCCGTTGGTGAAGTTGAAGTCCACTGAATACGAGGCGTTGTATATACCACATTCTACCACCCATCGCTTATCCAGAGGCATATATGGCGAGACGGTCATTATCAATTTGCCAGCCACATCAGCGTCCCTATCTCCGTTATCAGGACCTTGGTAGGGCTCGTAGACTAGCTGGTTCATGGCATGAGATATGTTATCTGTCTCGGACATGAAGCCCATGAAAGACGTGGAGTGGGCGTAGTTGGCATGTGCCCAGTCGTATACTTGCTGGCTCACATTGGCACTGGAGTTACTGCATTGGATTAGCGGGCCAGGGAAGGTCAGTGAATATGACGAGTTtggcgctggtgctggaatGCTGGGAATCGTTCCTTGGATGACGGCTCCGGTTATGAAGCGGGTGACGCTCGGTGTTGGACCCGTCGGGCCCCCATCGTCCATGGTGTAGAATTTGTCGAAGTTAAAATCAATGGCTGGCATTTGTTGTTCTTGTAACATAGACCCTATTGTAGAACGAACTGATAGCGTTGAAGGGGTCACAACAGTGACCAGGGGAATACACCTGAGGCACTTTAGCAGGCTTGAGACCACATAGACAAGGACCACGCACCACGAGATTAGCCCCAGTATAGCCACATTAGGACCTCGAAGCCATATATGGaggtcgaagaagttgaagatgttgcccCGGATATCCCACATTGAATCTAGAGTTGACAGCCTCACCGGTTTCATTCGTAAGATCCACCAGATATTCTGGACGCAGGCGATACCGACGCTTGTAGTCAAAAACGTCTTCGTTAAAAAGGCGAGTCCGGTGCCTACTCTCAAGGACCATTCCTGCTGAGTTTGTCCGGGAACGATGGTGCCATCCAAGGAGAAGTAGTAAAAATGGTGACCAAGCGCCAGCCCTAGTCCTATAATCCAACATACGGCCATAGCCGCTGGCATTCTCCAATGGAtgccatttcttctttcaaGTGTGCCCTTGTCTATGAATGGCCTAGTTAGTACAAGTTATATAAAAAGCTGAGGGCAAGGTCTTACCACTTTTTGAAAACATATTCTGAAATGCAAAAGCAATTCCTTGGGGGCATGCTACAGGGTAGTCATCGCCCTATAAGTAGTGGCAGCCACTTTACCCCAAACCCCGGCCAGGCGCTTAATAGTATTTTTACCTGGCGGCAACTGTGTCCTTACCTGCAACATGCAATCATAGTTGCAGGAGCGGGTGCTGTTGTTCCCCGCTCTAAGGATAGCTATGCGACTTAATTGGTCCTAGCCATTGTGATTGAGGCTGTAGGCCTGTAACTAGGACGTAGTGCGAGGTCGTCCCCTACCCGATAGAGGAAGATTTTCGAGAGCTGCACACCCTGAACGAAGACCATCGTCCCTTGACTTTGACTCATAACGATGCGGAGCTATCTCTGATCGAGAGATGCTATTCGAGCTGAAACAATGCCGCTGCAAGGACGGAGTAGGATGGGTCATTTGTCTCTGAGCCAGCCGACAATGCATTGTCCCAGGCCTGTGTTCCCGCCCCCAAGTCCTCCACCATTGTGGTTAAGATGACGAAGTCAGCCCTTATTTCTCAGTGGGTGATCAGTGATCTAGACATCCAATACAATTATTTAATACTTACTCCGACTTGAACAAGCAATGACTTTATGCGTTCTAGATTTGAGCGAGGGCAAGGGCTGGATATCTCGCCAAAGCACGAGGCGTGGGATTAAACGCAAAGtcgaaaaaaaaattcgATTACCCTATCTCCACTACCGTAGAGTAAAAATCTTGGACGATTTGGCGCCATGACGGATGATGTTGTGGATGCGAAAAAGCGCTTTCATGCCCAAGGTCTTAATGTACTCCTAATGTGTATCTAATGGTCACGTCGCCTGGCTACCACCTGGATGACCTGATTTACTTTCGTGTGAATCACTTCGTTGTGCCTTCAAGAGACAATTCCTGACGCTACCGTTCAACACGAGTTTATAGGTATAACAGCCCGCGAAATGTTCTGAGATCGTAAGTCCGTTGAATTAGCATGTACAGAGTAAGAACAAAGTAAACCGGCGGATGCAACCCAAAATGAACCAATCGATATAGAAGACAAGAAGGTGATATATTTACTACAGGAGCACAAAGTATacgaagaaaaggagaataTGGTCCCACCGTGCTAAGTGCAACGACGGACATAACAGGGAAACACGAAAGTCTGCATTCAAGATGCCGCGCAACTAGACGCCCGGATTACCGACTTAAAATTGGTCGATGCATCCCCAGTGCTGCTCAACATTGTATTTGTCGCTGGTAGCGAACTTAGACTTCCAGCCGTCATCGGCGTAGGAGAAGAAAACGGAAACATCGCcaaccttctcgacgagggACTTGATGGCAGTGGTTTGCTGGGACTGACCGGGAATAGCCTTGCCGTTAGCACTACCGGCGTTGGGCCAGCCGGTCTCGAGGTTAATGACGTCCTTGCCAGTGCAGACCTGCTTCAGATCCTTGATCTGGTTGCTGACGAGAGTACCGGCCTCAGCGGCGGTGAACTCggggttgaagaaggggtGAAGGTTCGCACCCAGGATATCAACGACAGGGCAGAGAGTAGCACCGTTACTGAGCCAGACGTCGATAGGCTCAGCGGTGGTAACCTGGCCAGTGTAGCCGGCGGCAGAGAAAGCGCTGGCGCCCTCGGAGACGAAGCTGGCGAGCTGGGCAGCGGACGCGATGTTGCTAGTGACGACTTCGTTACCGACAACAATGAGAGAGACAAGATCCCACTGGCCCCAGTTGGTAATGTCCTTGAACTGGGAACGAGCACCATCAAAACCGGTGGAGCCCTCGACATTGACACCGAGGATCATCTTGAGGCCGTGGGTGCTGCAAGCAGCTCCAACGTACTCGAGGGTGTGGCAGTCGGTTCCGTAAACACGAACGTGGGAGAATCCCTTCCCCTTGATAAGACCAACCTGCTCAAGAACATCGTTCTTGGCCATGCAGCTTCCGTCGTTGTTGTAGGGGGTGAAAGTCATACCCATCTTGTTTCCGCTAGCACCGGTGGGGACGCTGGTGGCAGAcgaggtggtggtgctgctgctgggaacAGCAGTAGTGGTCGAGGCAGCAGAGGTGGTGGGCAGGGCAGGGACGCTGGTGGGGACATTGCCGTTGGTGTAAGGGCAGACATAGACGTCCTCAGTGCGAGTCACGGTGATGGTGGTACCAGGGTTGGTGTAGGTGCCAGGGGTGACGGTTTCCGGGGTGGGGTAGACAACGACGGTGGAGGTAGGGACGAAGGTGGTGGTCGGGGCAATGGTGTAGGTACCAGCCGAGGGGCAGACGTAGGTCGTGGTCTCGATGACGCTGGTGACGGTGCTGCCAGTGGGCTTGACGGTGGCATAGGGGCAGGTGATGGTCGTGGCGGTCTCGACAATGGTGGTGACACCACCGTAGGTGTGGGTACCGCTGGGGAGCTCAGTGGTAGTAGCGCCGCAGACAGTGGTGGTAtcggtgacggtgatggtggtaGCAGGGATGGTGTAGGTACCAGTCTCCGAGTAGCTGGTCACGCCGGCGGTGGGGAGAGTGACCTCGggggttggagagggagtCTCGGAAGGAGTCTCGACCGGAGCGGCAGAGGAAGTCGCAGTGACCGTGACGGTGCTGTAGCTGGTAGAGTGAACAGTCTCGGTGGTCTCAGAGGTCACGGTGCTGGTAGGAACCGAGAGGGGGATAGCTGGAGGTTGTTAGCTCGTCCATCACGACCGTTCTGATGGAAACCAGGATTCTCACTTGTAGGCTCGCCCCAGTAGGTGATGACCTCGGTGGTGCAGCCGCACTCCTCCTCGGGAACAGCGGAAGAGGCGTGGAGGGCACGGTGGTGAAGACCCTCGTGGGCATGGCGGCGCATGTGCATGTCCGCAACGGCGGTGCCGGCGAAGGCGGCCGCGGTGGCCAGGATAGCTCCCCTCATGGTGAATAGAAAGTAAACAAACGGTTATATATTCGAGTTGGTTTTTGGGGAGTGTATATGTAGAATTGCAATGAATGCCCGCTGAAAGAGTGAAGCGGTGGTCAACAGCACGATTGCAAAAGAGTgacggggaggagaggaagcctCTGGACCGATGAAAATCAGAGAGAGCGATCAccgagagaagagaaaaggcgagaagaagaagggcgaggcaggagaaaagagggGGCAACAGGGAAATTAGAGCCAATTCATGACGGGGCTTGGGGAGCCGGCGAGGCTGGTGATTGGCGCGACGACGGTCTGGCCAGGATCAGAGAAGACTGAGGAGACTAATTGGGGCAAAAGGGGCATCCTGGGCGAAGAGGGCAGACTGCAGAGCccagcagccactgccagccagccagccagccagcagcgGAGGGGCCGATCTCATGAACGGAGTGGGGCGAGCGGAAATTATACCTCGTATCTTGACCACTGACAGCGTGGTCCAGCTCGCGTGGCTTCCTCTTTAGGTAAGGTCTAAACACCACTCCACTTCCTTCTCAGTTCCCTCAGTTCCCTTGCAGAGAGTCCAGTCTCGATTTACAGAAATCCAGCAAGCTCCAGCCTGACTGCTGTTCCCTTGTATACTTGGACATCGCGAATTGGTTCAGCCTCCTCGTGGACGCCCAACGGCAAGGAAGTGTGCAGACTCCAGACCAACGTGTTACTCAGACTGACTGTTGAGGTGACACGTCTTCAGAATTAGAGTTTCAAACTTACCATGTGAGCTGAAATGCCGTTTCAGACCGAATCTGTCAGCTGGAGTAAGGCTGAGCTTTCGAACTGCTCCTGTCAGTCCGCCACCCGGCAGTTTCTAACTGTTTGCTCAAGACATTTTCCAGATGTCTCTGATTTCTTCAGTTACCCTGCCCACTTCCAGAGAGGTGACTGGGAGTCTGAGACATGGTTCCCACGTTGTCTCCAGCCAACAAAATAAACAGAAATCCAAATCTTGGGACAACCAACCATGCTGAAATTGTCCCGGCCCACTTTTAACCGACAAGTGAAGTCTGCCACTGGTCAGTTCCTGCTGAGGGTCTGAGCGGTCGACCAATGATAATACTTTTGTGCCTGACTACTGTTACGCAATACACACCGCTGTACGGGAATCTCCCGTATCTTAGTCAGGGGGTTCTATCTCTTGATGATGGTTGCGATGGCTCAGCCTCAAACAGAAGTCCGAGTTGACCGTTAAGTAAGACTGAACGTGCGCTTGGTAGCGCCAGACAAAGCCACAAAGATTGAAGGTCTGGTCGAGGTTCAGGGGAATAATGAACGAGTAGCCGTGATCCGATGGAGATTGGAACGGACAGGTTATTATTGTCAATAATCTGGTCGATCGTCACCAGAGATGGACAGAGAAGAGAATACATAAGGACTGAGCGGAGATCCGGTTTTTCCATCAACTCAGGGGCCCCGCTGCTATTCTTACTACTGGTGATGCTTGCAACCAGCATTTCTTTCTACTCTTTGGTTCGAAAGAGCTACTACTCAGAGCACTCCGCGGGATCGTGGACCGCTGCGTGCCGACACTGCCGAGATCGAATATAACCTCGTTCATCTCAACCTCTCCATTCTGAGGGGAACTTATGCCTTGGTCTTTAACGTCTGGAGTCGTCTATTTTCATAAGAACCTTTCATAGTATTATCGGTTTCATAGTATTTCCGTATGCCATGGCAGATAATGCTCTCTGGACGCTGCTGCCGTCTACCCGCCTTAGACCCCTTTCTGGCTGGTTGGAGCCCGTTCGCATTATCACAGTTGTCGCTCCGTAGCTCGAAGATCCCCAAGCCGGCCACGAATCCCAGTCGGTTACGGCAATGATCCGCAGATATGCCAGTCTCGACTCTCAAGTGAGATCAAGGTTGCATCCATTTCCTGTGTCAGTAAATGCTTGGCCAAAGCCTCTTCGACGCTAAGCAAAAAGATCACCGTATATAGCctgaaggctgaagctgaaagcTGAGATGGGCCAGGTAGCTACTCTGCCGAGCAGCGCTTGTTTCACTTCGGGGCCTCCCAAATTAGGAGCGCATTATGTCGATGCTTATGAGCGGTAATAGGGCGCTGACTGTCTGACCATTTGACGCCGGTAGTCCCGTCGTCGGCTCCTGGGACCTCATGGGAGACCTATCTGGGAACATAAAGATAAGCAGCCTTAAATGTTGTAAATACCTGTATTGCGTGATTATCGCCTTCGTGGCCCAGATCAACGTCAGTAAGTGAAGCCTGCACTCCCTCCGCATTCAGGGACTCAGGAGAATCACCTAGGGTCGCTCGAAAAATAGACAGCTGTGGGAACATTTTTCAAAGCCCCTTTCTATAACGGTTGATTCCGCCGCACGCATTCCAGGTTTCGATAGTATGTTTTGGGGCTGCCCCAGAGTCCACAATCCAGGCTATGAAAATATTACATAATCTCAGAAGATAGCAACAACAATATCTACTATCACCCCTTAATATAGGCAGAGACTTGGATGGTCCAGTCTTGGGAGCTATTTTCAGTCCGTCTGTCTTGTTCGACGACCGTGATATAGCAGTTCCGTTCTTTGAGTGTAGTAGAATGCATGCTTTTCTCGGAGAACAGGCCAAAGAGACCATACCGTCTCAACTGCACTGTATCGTCTACATAGTTTTATGCATCCTAAATGTTGAAACCGGGACCTCGACCGCGGGTCTCAAGAGATGGAGCTTCTCTGGTTCAGTAACTGGAAGAAAAGTCTGGATGCACTAACGGTCAGCAGACTAACTGACTAACTGGAGCATATATACTTCCCAGGCCCTAGGGCGTCGTATTCAACTTCTTCACTTGAAAGccatcagcagcgtcaaggCTCATTCTCAAAATCTCCTCGCAGCCGTCATGCGAAGGTGGGTTAATCTCAGATCTTGGCCTCAGTGGTATGGTGTTTCGTCATGCTACTTCCATGAAACGCAGGCCTCTAAGCGAAACAAACAAGAAGCACGGACAGAGAACCTCATCGTATAACGAATAGTGGATTCTCTATTTTAATCAAGCTACAACAATAGTCAGAACCAATAAGCAAATGATATTGGCGATGCTATTCAAACTCGACGAACGAGCTGGAGGCTCACTGTATGCGAGGAAAGCTTGCTTACGCCTTCAGATCAGATGCCAGACTTCAAACAACTCTTAACGCTCTACAAAGATGACACATTAGAGCTCGTGACAGCAAAGTTACGCTTGGACTTGCATTCATGGCTCGCCTTCATGTTATGGCAATGAGTCCGCAGACTGCACCGTGCTCGCGTAGGAGGATATGTAATCAAGGGACTTGTGGACCGAAAGGCTGCATTTTGCTTTATGATTCGGCCATCACCTGCTTTGTTGAAGATCATATGCACTCGTCCCGGAAGCGTTGATGCAGTGAGTGCTGATCTGGGGCACGAGATTGAGATCAGATACTAAAAGAGTCACACTATGACCAGATCTGAGCTCTGTCCCACCTTTATccctctttttctccctAGGATAGCCGCTCATTATAATCAGCCCGACGGATTCAGACTGCAAACAAGCACTCTCGTCAGAGAATTTGACCAGGAAAAGGGGGCTGCAGGTTAAACTTCTGAAGTATGTTTGTATGTTGCAGAGCTACTACACCGAATACTGACTGCACTTATCCCAGGGGACTCGGCTTGGAAGTATGTGACAGCATCTTCACAAACACGGCTCTTTATTTTACCTAGACTTGCTAGCATTCATCCCGCCGGCATTCGCCTCATTATGAGGTTAATCCATCTCCGCTTTCAATCATACCGCGCTCGCATCGTACAACCGCACATGGATTCGGCCTTACCACCCGTGAACCAGCTGTATGACTTCAATATGCCAAGACAGAACAGAGAGAAGCTCTCTGTTCTCTGCTATATGGCCAGCGAACCGATGGAGGATACTGAATGGCCTAGACTCCGCACCGCAACCGCAATCAGTAGCCCAAAGGAGGTAGGTGAGGAAAGCACGAACACAACAGGCAAGCGCTGCAAACCACCTAGTCAAGTGCGAAAGCGCAATAACGCACCTGAAGAGGCCTTGTCATAGGCTAGGCCCTAGCGACTATGCTAAACCTTTGACGGACAAACTCAAGATCGCGTCAAAATATATAACGGGCGCAGGCTATATCCGACTAGGCATGGGGTAGCATTGATACAGCCGCCTGGTTTTTCGACAATGGCCTCCATAGTTTGTCAATCGACCAGTCGTGCAGTAAAATCACCGCATCAGCCATCATAAGATCGAGGCGTGGGTCGTGATTCATCCGGCGATCGCCCAAGCCCAGCAAGCGAGAAACAAATATAGAAACAGCTGCCACTACCTCCACTGCGTAC carries:
- a CDS encoding uncharacterized protein (transcript_id=CADANIAT00008180), producing the protein MTRSELCPTFIPLFLPRIAAHYNQPDGFRLQTSTLVREFDQEKGAAGDSAWKLASIHPAGIRLIMRLIHLRFQSYRARIVQPHMDSALPPVNQLYDFNMPRQNREKLSVLCYMASEPMEDTEWPRLRTATAISSPKEVGEESTNTTGKRCKPPSQVRKRNNAPEEALS
- a CDS encoding uncharacterized protein (transcript_id=CADANIAT00008178), which gives rise to MIACCRPFIDKGTLERRNGIHWRMPAAMAVCWIIGLGLALGHHFYYFSLDGTIVPGQTQQEWSLRVGTGLAFLTKTFLTTSVGIACVQNIWWILRMKPVRLSTLDSMWDIRGNIFNFFDLHIWLRGPNVAILGLISWCVVLVYVVSSLLKCLRCIPLVTVVTPSTLSVRSTIGSMLQEQQMPAIDFNFDKFYTMDDGGPTGPTPSVTRFITGAVIQGTIPSIPAPAPNSSYSLTFPGPLIQCSNSSANVSQQVYDWAHANYAHSTSFMGFMSETDNISHAMNQLVYEPYQGPDNGDRDADVAGKLIMTVSPYMPLDKRWVVECGIYNASYSVDFNFTNGVQSTRITDLQILGRVRDHRQHEIPPPANEDQLFAYTAMMRVFRDVLIGRCVQSGSICTDTKIYSSALVNSKQIWQLVYNDKKKVGNTTYDSLGSILDVASELGRNITLSFFGSPYFLNTSIGPLVNVTTHPSQTEYVYSQRNLLLAYGLSVFTSLLCIIAGLLTMWDNGIAFLDSPTTILRATRNPMFDEIVPTDSTTGADPTPESLSNTRVLWVQSASPGSNHTVAGLKPLPNTAEPEKTGNDNRTANAGSETGLQAMTPITFSNGIPGWERKRYRPTISMVETETREASPPPGGFI
- the btgE gene encoding protein btgE (transcript_id=CADANIAT00008179), whose translation is MRGAILATAAAFAGTAVADMHMRRHAHEGLHHRALHASSAVPEEECGCTTEVITYWGEPTTIPLSVPTSTVTSETTETVHSTSYSTVTVTATSSAAPVETPSETPSPTPEVTLPTAGVTSYSETGTYTIPATTITVTDTTTVCGATTTELPSGTHTYGGVTTIVETATTITCPYATVKPTGSTVTSVIETTTYVCPSAGTYTIAPTTTFVPTSTVVVYPTPETVTPGTYTNPGTTITVTRTEDVYVCPYTNGNVPTSVPALPTTSAASTTTAVPSSSTTTSSATSVPTGASGNKMGMTFTPYNNDGSCMAKNDVLEQVGLIKGKGFSHVRVYGTDCHTLEYVGAACSTHGLKMILGVNVEGSTGFDGARSQFKDITNWGQWDLVSLIVVGNEVVTSNIASAAQLASFVSEGASAFSAAGYTGQVTTAEPIDVWLSNGATLCPVVDILGANLHPFFNPEFTAAEAGTLVSNQIKDLKQVCTGKDVINLETGWPNAGSANGKAIPGQSQQTTAIKSLVEKVGDVSVFFSYADDGWKSKFATSDKYNVEQHWGCIDQF